GTGACCGCATCGGAGATTATAACGAAGTTCGTCAATGCGAAATCAAGATCAATGAGAGACGCTACCGTAATGCACAACTACAGACTGTTTTTCAGGAGAAAAAACCTCCTACTCCAGATCGAAGCAGTGAGCCAGTGATCCTCGCCCCCAATCTTCCTTAGATTCTTCAAAGAATTACTAGGGGGTATGTGGATCTCCAGTATGTCTTTTGAAATGAATATGTAGTATCAACTTAAGCAACTTATTTCATTTATTCCTGAAATATTAGGAAAAACCATTTTTATTCAAGATTTGGGGATTTCATGCAAGTCGAGCTTTCCTTTGGACGTCAGGGATTGTTGGTTGAATTACCAGAAAAAGCCATTCCTCAGATCATTCGCAAACCCAAGAATCCAGTCCCCAAAGACCCACATGTCCTGGTTCTGCAAGCCCTATCTAAGCCAATCCGCAGCAAGAAACTCTCTGAAGAAGCCAAGGGTAATAAAACTGCCTGTATTTTGGCCTGTGACATCACCAGACCAGTTCCGAACAAGCTTTTTCTGAAACCCGTCATTGCAGAACTGGAAGCCGGGGGAATCCCAAGAGGCAACATCACGATTTTGATTGCCACAGGCCTTCACCGTCCAAATCTTGGGGAAGAGCTGGAGGAGGTCATTGGAGACCCCTGGGTGACGGAGAACATCCAAATCCTCAATCATGACGCTCGCGATGAGACCTCAATTGTTCATCTTGGTAAAACATCAATCCATCAGGTACCTCTGGGACTGAATCGCCATTTCGTTGAAGCTGATCTCAAGCTGGTAACTGGTTTAGTGGAGCCACACTTTATGGCAGGATACTCAGGAGGCCGAAAGGTCATCGCTCCTGGCATCGCCCATCACGAGACAATCCGTACGTTCCATTCCGCGCGCTTCATGGAGAGTCCTTATGCCGCCTCTTGCAATCTAGATAAGAATCCGTTGCATGAATCTCAGTTGGAAATTGTTCAGATGCTCGGGGGGAAAATCCTGGCTGTGAACACGATCTTGGATGAAGAACGGAACCTAATTCATGTAAACTTTGGTGAAGTAATAGCCAGCCATCAGGAAGCCGTGAATTTCGCCCGAGCCAGTTGCGAGATACGCGTTGGTCGAACATTTAAAACGATTTTAACGAGCTCAGCCGGCTACCCCTTAGATAAAACTTATTATCAAACCGTCAAGGGGATGGTAACTCCGCTGGATATTCTGGAGCCAGGTGGCACGCTCATAATTGCTTCAGAGTGTGCAGAGGGAATCGGCTCAGCGGAATTTCGGGAATCACAGGCTAGACTTGTCGAACTCGGCCCAGCAGCATTTTTGAAAACTCTGCTTTCCAAGGATCTCGCGGAAATTGACGAGTGGGAGAGCGAGATGCAACTGAAACCTATGCGGGTAGGGGAAGTTCAGTTGTATTGCCCTGGCATGAGCGAGGAGGATCAGAAGCTAACTGGGGTAAAAATCATTCAAGATCTTCATCAGGCATTGGCTGAAGCCATTGAAAAGGTAGGCGACGCAGAAGTTGCCGTCATTCCTGAAGGTCCTTACTTGGTACCTTTTGCAGCCGCTTAAAGGGCTGGAATCCGTTATAGACTAAATCTTCAACAGGCTACTCCAACGGTTGATTCAACAACTTGTCTCGAAGCTCAGATCTGAGGGGCAGCCTCATCACTTCTTCATTCAAAGCCAAGAGCGAATCTCTGGACTGCTTAGGGATTCGACTATCGTCCAGCAGACTTTGAAGATTTACCCAAAGATCC
The DNA window shown above is from SAR324 cluster bacterium and carries:
- the larA gene encoding nickel-dependent lactate racemase produces the protein MQVELSFGRQGLLVELPEKAIPQIIRKPKNPVPKDPHVLVLQALSKPIRSKKLSEEAKGNKTACILACDITRPVPNKLFLKPVIAELEAGGIPRGNITILIATGLHRPNLGEELEEVIGDPWVTENIQILNHDARDETSIVHLGKTSIHQVPLGLNRHFVEADLKLVTGLVEPHFMAGYSGGRKVIAPGIAHHETIRTFHSARFMESPYAASCNLDKNPLHESQLEIVQMLGGKILAVNTILDEERNLIHVNFGEVIASHQEAVNFARASCEIRVGRTFKTILTSSAGYPLDKTYYQTVKGMVTPLDILEPGGTLIIASECAEGIGSAEFRESQARLVELGPAAFLKTLLSKDLAEIDEWESEMQLKPMRVGEVQLYCPGMSEEDQKLTGVKIIQDLHQALAEAIEKVGDAEVAVIPEGPYLVPFAAA